A part of Sugiyamaella lignohabitans strain CBS 10342 chromosome D, complete sequence genomic DNA contains:
- the ERG4 gene encoding delta(24(24(1)))-sterol reductase (C-24(28) sterol reductase; catalyzes the final step in ergosterol biosynthesis; mutants are viable, but lack ergosterol; GO_component: GO:0005783 - endoplasmic reticulum [Evidence IDA] [PMID 10722850]; GO_component: GO:0016021 - integral component of membrane [Evidence IEA]; GO_component: GO:0016021 - integral component of membrane [Evidence ISM] [PMID 12192589]; GO_component: GO:0016020 - membrane [Evidence IEA,IEA,IEA]; GO_function: GO:0000246 - delta24(24-1) sterol reductase activity [Evidence IEA]; GO_function: GO:0000246 - delta24(24-1) sterol reductase activity [Evidence IDA] [PMID 14922]; GO_function: GO:0016491 - oxidoreductase activity [Evidence IEA]; GO_function: GO:0016628 - oxidoreductase activity, acting on the CH-CH group of donors, NAD or NADP as acceptor [Evidence IEA]; GO_process: GO:0006696 - ergosterol biosynthetic process [Evidence IMP] [PMID 8125337]; GO_process: GO:0006629 - lipid metabolic process [Evidence IEA]; GO_process: GO:0055114 - oxidation-reduction process [Evidence IEA,IEA]; GO_process: GO:0006694 - steroid biosynthetic process [Evidence IEA]; GO_process: GO:0008202 - steroid metabolic process [Evidence IEA]; GO_process: GO:0016126 - sterol biosynthetic process [Evidence IEA,IEA]), which translates to MVSSAEIGKKKDQAKAVADAAAEGTADSKEVRYDPTMMNGPVEYEFGGPIGNIAMMFGFPALMWYMWACYKHNNCQLMGPADGESVVEFVKRIYGYVLEGAYPTRQAWKIEWGFLLFQLAISVVLPGFWTEGQPVPHLGFKKLKYFCNAVASFYFSIAVSLALHFTGIFPLYTIIDKFGEIMSVAIISGFLISFAVYFRALADGTAVRMSGNHIYDFFMGAPLYPRIGIVDLKLFFEVRLPWFTLFFLSLAAVLKQYEEYGYISNQAWFGMYGTWLYANACAKGEELIVPSWDMFYEKFGFMLIFWNIAGVPFTYCFNTLYIASRDPAEYRGSIQWNVFLWVLISVAYYFFDTANGQKNSFRQQMKGNFKRRNTFPQLPYQVVSNPDYIKCKNGSTLLTDGWFKYARKAHYTADFTQNLCWALNTGFNSPLPYFYPFFFFCMILHRTARDFDKCEKKYGEDWEEYKRRCPYIFIPYVF; encoded by the coding sequence ATGGTGAGCTCTGCCGAAATcggaaagaagaaagatcAGGCCAAAGCAGTGGCTGATGCCGCTGCTGAAGGCACCGCCGACTCTAAAGAGGTCCGATATGATCCTACTATGATGAACGGACCAGTCGAATACGAGTTTGGTGGTCCTATTGGTAACATTGCCATGATGTTTGGATTCCCTGCTCTCATGTGGTATATGTGGGCTTGTTATAAGCATAACAACTGTCAACTTATGGGACCCGCTGACGGCGAATCTGTTGTCGAATTTGTCAAGAGAATCTATGGCTATGTTCTTGAAGGTGCTTATCCTACTCGTCAAGCCTGGAAAATTGAATGGGGATTCCTGTTATTTCAACTGGCTATTTCAGTTGTTTTGCCAGGTTTCTGGACTGAAGGTCAACCCGTTCCTCATTTGGGATTCAAGAAACTGAAGTACTTCTGTAATGCAGTTGCTTCTTTCTATTTCTCAATTGCTGTCTCACTTGCCCTTCATTTCACTGGCATTTTCCCCTTGTATACCATTATTGACAAGTTTGGTGAAATCATGTCGGTGGCCATCATTTCTGGATTCCTTATTTCGTTTGCTGTTTACTTCCGCGCCTTGGCTGACGGAACTGCAGTCAGAATGTCTGGAAACCATATCTACGACTTTTTCATGGGCGCTCCGTTGTATCCTCGTATTGGAATTGTCGACCTCAAACTCTTCTTTGAGGTTCGTCTTCCCTGGTTCACCCTGTTTTTCCTATCTCTTGCTGCTGTATTGAAGCAGTACGAGGAGTACGGATATATCAGCAACCAGGCCTGGTTCGGTATGTATGGTACCTGGTTGTATGCCAATGCTTGTGCCAAGGGTGAGGAGCTTATTGTTCCTTCTTGGGATATGTTCTACGAGAAGTTTGGTTTCATGCTTATTTTCTGGAACATTGCTGGTGTTCCCTTCACCTACTGCTTCAACACTTTGTATATCGCCAGCCGCGATCCTGCCGAGTACCGTGGCTCAATCCAGTGGAATGTCTTCCTTTGGGTTCTTATCAGCGTTGCCTACTACTTCTTTGACACTGCCAATGGACAAAAGAACTCGTTCCGTCAGCAAATGAAGGGCAACTTCAAGCGCCGTAACACCTTCCCTCAACTGCCCTACCAAGTAGTCAGCAACCCTGACTACATCAAGTGCAAGAATGGAAGTACTTTGTTGACCGACGGTTGGTTCAAATACGCTCGTAAGGCTCACTACACCGCCGACTTCACACAAAACTTGTGCTGGGCTCTCAACACTGGCTTCAACTCCCCTCTCCCCTACTTCTACccattcttctttttctgcaTGATTCTCCACCGTACTGCCCGTGACTTCGACAAGTGCGAGAAGAAATACGGCGAGGACTGGGAAGAGTACAAAAGAAGATGCCCATACATCTTCATCCCCTATGTGTTTTAA
- the LCP5 gene encoding Lcp5p (Essential protein involved in maturation of 18S rRNA; depletion leads to inhibited pre-rRNA processing and reduced polysome levels; localizes primarily to the nucleolus; GO_component: GO:0005730 - nucleolus [Evidence IEA]; GO_component: GO:0005634 - nucleus [Evidence IEA]; GO_component: GO:0030529 - ribonucleoprotein complex [Evidence IEA]; GO_component: GO:0030532 - small nuclear ribonucleoprotein complex [Evidence TAS] [PMID 10690410]; GO_component: GO:0005732 - small nucleolar ribonucleoprotein complex [Evidence TAS] [PMID 10690410]; GO_function: GO:0003723 - RNA binding [Evidence IDA] [PMID 9814757]; GO_process: GO:0000154 - rRNA modification [Evidence TAS] [PMID 10690410]; GO_process: GO:0006364 - rRNA processing [Evidence IEA]; GO_process: GO:0006364 - rRNA processing [Evidence TAS] [PMID 10690410]; GO_process: GO:0042254 - ribosome biogenesis [Evidence IEA]), with product MDALLETINTSITSLTQSIDDGTSFSDESIAKIPEGISLLALKNDTMLSYLHNVILIIAGKLSLASTDDNESEKDVAEIIRKATEASVTQRVVLEKGVKGLETKIAYQIEKVLRAHSKLQQEAEQKQQQLAEDEVNGQADKEEEVDSDSDDDALNFKPNPMALKGANDDSAEGDRRNGIRSKDPAKSSSSTEKYKAPKIAAVTPFSKEQPKGRKQRNSTMEEYIREMSTAPLAEPSVGSTIMDNGRGGERTERDRAKQKEVQNYEEENYTRLQGLSQKQEKRAARQRQRDAFGKSLFGEDWSFLDRKSTNSGVSSSSKRNKQSSSVWERTKKRQRR from the coding sequence ATGGATGCGCTACTAGAGACTATAAATACATCTATAACTTCATTGACCCAGTCGATTGACGATGGAACTTCATTCAGCGATGAATCCATCGCCAAGATTCCAGAGGGTATTTCACTATTAGCACTGAAAAATGATACTATGCTATCATATCTCCATAATGTCATTCTGATTATCGCTGGTAAACTATCACTTGCATCTACCGACGATAATGAGTCTGAGAAAGACGTTGCTGAAATAATAAGAAAGGCCACCGAGGCATCAGTCACACAGAGAGTGGTGCTAGAAAAGGGAGTTAAAGGATTAGAAACCAAAATTGCATATCAGATCGAAAAAGTTCTTCGAGCTCATTCTAAACTGCAGCAAGAGGCAGagcagaaacaacaacaacttgctgaagatgaggtTAATGGACAAGCtgacaaagaagaagaggtcgACTCTGAttcagatgatgatgcaTTAAATTTCAAGCCCAACCCCATGGCTTTGAAGGGAGCCAATGACGACTCGGCCGAAGGAGATAGACGCAACGGCATTAGGTCCAAAGACCCCGctaaatcatcatcatccactGAGAAATATAAAGCGCCAAAGATTGCAGCGGTTACTCCATTTTCCAAAGAACAACCCAAGGGCCGCAAACAAAGAAACTCTACTATGGAAGAGTACATTCGAGAAATGTCTACAGCACCCCTGGCAGAGCCCTCAGTCGGAAGCACAATCATGGACAACGGACGAGGAGGAGAACGTACCGAGCGCGACCGTGCCAAGCAAAAAGAGGTCCAAAACTACGAAGAAGAGAACTACACTCGTCTCCAGGGACTATCtcagaaacaagaaaagCGGGCAGCTCGTCAAAGACAGCGAGACGCTTTCGGCAAGTCACTCTTCGGCGAGGACTGGAGCTTCCTGGACCGCAAGAGCACAAACTCGGGCGTCTCGTCATCCAGCAAACGGAACAAACAAAGTTCCAGCGTCTGGGAGCGgaccaaaaaaagacaGCGTCGTTAA
- the NSA2 gene encoding Nsa2p (Protein constituent of 66S pre-ribosomal particles; contributes to processing of the 27S pre-rRNA; GO_component: GO:0005730 - nucleolus [Evidence IEA]; GO_component: GO:0005634 - nucleus [Evidence IEA]; GO_component: GO:0005634 - nucleus [Evidence IDA] [PMID 10684247]; GO_component: GO:0030687 - preribosome, large subunit precursor [Evidence IDA] [PMID 11583614]; GO_component: GO:0030687 - preribosome, large subunit precursor [Evidence IDA] [PMID 16861225]; GO_component: GO:0030687 - preribosome, large subunit precursor [Evidence IDA] [PMID 17443350]; GO_component: GO:0030687 - preribosome, large subunit precursor [Evidence IDA] [PMID 22735702]; GO_function: GO:0003674 - molecular_function [Evidence ND]; GO_process: GO:0000466 - maturation of 5.8S rRNA from tricistronic rRNA transcript (SSU-rRNA, 5.8S rRNA, LSU-rRNA) [Evidence IMP] [PMID 16861225]; GO_process: GO:0000463 - maturation of LSU-rRNA from tricistronic rRNA transcript (SSU-rRNA, 5.8S rRNA, LSU-rRNA) [Evidence IMP] [PMID 16861225]; GO_process: GO:0006364 - rRNA processing [Evidence IEA]; GO_process: GO:0042273 - ribosomal large subunit biogenesis [Evidence IMP,IPI] [PMID 11583614]; GO_process: GO:0042254 - ribosome biogenesis [Evidence IEA]) produces MPQNEYIEQHIKQHGRRLDYEERKRKKEAREGHRVAKDAQKLKGFKAKMFAKKRYAEKVEMKKKIKQHEESKVKGPSKPSNDPNEALPTYLLDRQTPNTAKALSTSIKQKRLEKADKFSVPLPKVRGISEEEMFKVIKTGKRQHKAWKRMITKHTFVGEGFTRRPVKLERIIRPSALRQKKANVTHPELGVTVSLPILSVKKNPQSPMYTQLGVLTKGTVIEVNVSELGLVTAGGKVVWGKYAQITNEPDRDGCVNAILLV; encoded by the coding sequence ATGCCTCAAAACGAATATATCGAACAACACATTAAGCAACATGGTCGTAGACTCGACTATGAAGAGCGAAAGCGAAAGAAGGAGGCCCGTGAGGGTCACCGAGTCGCTAAAGATGCTCAGAAATTGAAGGGTTTCAAGGCTAAGATGTTTGCCAAGAAGAGATACGCTGAAAAGGTtgagatgaagaagaagatcaaacAGCATGAAGAATCAAAGGTTAAAGGACCATCTAAGCCATCCAACGATCCTAATGAAGCTCTTCCCACATATTTGTTGGACCGTCAGACTCCTAATACTGCAAAGGCTCTTTCTACTTCCATTAAGCAAAAGAGATTGGAGAAGGCTGATAAGTTCTCTGTCCCATTACCAAAGGTCAGAGgtatttctgaagaagagatgtTTAAGGTTATCAAGACCGGTAAGCGTCAACACAAGGCATGGAAGCGAATGATCACTAAGCACACATTTGTTGGAGAAGGTTTCACTAGAAGGCCCGTCAAGTTAGAAAGAATTATCAGACCATCTGCTCTGCGTCAAAAGAAGGCTAATGTTACACACCCCGAGCTCGGTGTCACTGTATCATTGCCAATCCTCTCAGTTAAGAAGAACCCACAAAGTCCCATGTACACTCAATTGGGTGTTCTTACAAAGGGTACTGTGATAGAAGTAAACGTCAGTGAATTGGGTTTGGTaactgctggtggtaaagTCGTCTGGGGTAAATATGCACAAATCACCAATGAGCCTGACAGAGATGGCTGTGTCAATGCTATTCTGTTGGTGTAA
- the STE6 gene encoding ATP-binding cassette alpha-factor transporter STE6 (Plasma membrane ATP-binding cassette (ABC) transporter; required for the export of a-factor, catalyzes ATP hydrolysis coupled to a-factor transport; contains 12 transmembrane domains and two ATP binding domains; expressed only in MATa cells; GO_component: GO:0005794 - Golgi apparatus [Evidence IDA] [PMID 8045256]; GO_component: GO:0016021 - integral component of membrane [Evidence IEA,IEA]; GO_component: GO:0016021 - integral component of membrane [Evidence ISM] [PMID 12192589]; GO_component: GO:0043332 - mating projection tip [Evidence IDA] [PMID 12374868]; GO_component: GO:0043332 - mating projection tip [Evidence IDA] [PMID 7679674]; GO_component: GO:0016020 - membrane [Evidence IEA,IEA]; GO_component: GO:0005886 - plasma membrane [Evidence IDA] [PMID 7679674]; GO_function: GO:0005524 - ATP binding [Evidence IEA,IEA]; GO_function: GO:0016887 - ATPase activity [Evidence IEA]; GO_function: GO:0042626 - ATPase activity, coupled to transmembrane movement of substances [Evidence IEA]; GO_function: GO:0016787 - hydrolase activity [Evidence IEA]; GO_function: GO:0017111 - nucleoside-triphosphatase activity [Evidence IEA]; GO_function: GO:0000166 - nucleotide binding [Evidence IEA,IEA]; GO_function: GO:0015440 - peptide-transporting ATPase activity [Evidence IDA,IMP] [PMID 11389139]; GO_function: GO:0015440 - peptide-transporting ATPase activity [Evidence IDA,IMP] [PMID 8626301]; GO_process: GO:0006200 - ATP catabolic process [Evidence IEA]; GO_process: GO:0008152 - metabolic process [Evidence IEA,IEA]; GO_process: GO:0000770 - peptide pheromone export [Evidence IMP] [PMID 2569166]; GO_process: GO:0019236 - response to pheromone [Evidence IEA]; GO_process: GO:0055085 - transmembrane transport [Evidence IEA]; GO_process: GO:0006810 - transport [Evidence IEA,IEA]): MSEEKDFSVSSPDGSSSRGSDSRVDNEKAVAVAAAADRQQHQQQLHQNQKKKGLFGLFGKKKADNDSVVTSKSSKAKDKEEDPFHNFSEHDAKILRDQIQSPEPSVSLKTLYRYANKKDVAILILGYGCSIVAGAALPMFTLVFGNLTQEFSAFFTGENPDPEKFQAGINHNTLYFLYLGIGIIVFSFVDTYIHVERGEVLTARIRQQYLKAILRQNIAYFDKLGAGEVTTRITNDTNAIQEGISEKAGLIVSGLSTFVAALVIAFVRSWRLALILLSVVVAITGSMVMGSVFVIKFTGMSTSAYGKGATVAEEGLSAIRNTVAFGAQNRLAEKFDVHLAETMKYGIFKERSVTVMVACLWSVIYLSYALSFWEGSRFIVQGHMQVGSVITVIMAMMIGAFQLGHVAPSFQSISVALSSAKKIFEAIDRVPTIDSESEKGEVLDEVQGHIQLKNVKFVYPSRPDVTVLHDMNLEVKPGQTVALVGMSGSGKSTIIGLLERFYKPLSGSITIDGKEIDTLNVKWLRQQIALVSQEPTLFAVTIYENICFGLIGTPYEDAPEDKKRELVVEACKQANAWEFIQNMTDGLDTNVGDRGFLMSGGQKQRIAIARAIISNPKILLLDEATSALDTKSEGIVQEALDRASKERTTIVIAHRLSTIKDADKIVVMSRGDIVEQGTHQELVAMGGVYQRLVEAQRITAAIKQEQEEGTDVLNDSDLDSQAPHKYIPDEDEEPLKKVGTTKSISSDIIANQKHDTKKVKRNVIQLISMLLTFNREEKWFMIIGATASSIAGFGYPALSMLFAKIIQALMVTPDHYGEMRHQVNVFTGYFFMIGIIMFGVFIVMIGCLSYASQKLVRKIRLLVFRQYMRMDIEFFDRDENSTGALTSTLAKDAQAVEGFGGATLGQVLQSIITLFGGIIVAIAFNWRLGLVCTACVPILVGCGFMRMYVMIQLSERAKKVYEDSGAYACESISAVRTVASLTREHGVWRTYADAVESQVKRSRPAIARSALMFALSQGLTPWVMGLGFWYGSTLLKTFTISSFQFFVAFTAVVFGAQAAGSIFSYAPDMGKARQATGNVAEILDVTPKIDTWSNEGEVLDPAAVEGNVEFRGVHFRYPTRPEVPVLRGLNLTVKTGQYVALVGASGCGKSTTIGLIERFYSPLAGQVLLDGHDISELNVNEYRNHISLVQQEPVLYSGTIRENIMLGTKDGQEATEEEMYAAARKANIHDFVMSLPDGYETFAGSKGALLSGGQKQRIAIARALIRNPKVLLLDEATSALDSESEKVVQQALDEAAKGRTTIAVAHRLSTIQNADIIYVFDEGRILEAGTHQQLLANRSRYFELVQMQSLDA, from the coding sequence ATGTCTGAGGAGAAGGATTTTTCCGTGAGTTCGCCCGACGGGTCGAGTTCTCGTGGCTCGGACAGTCGTGTGGACAATGAGAAGGCCGTGGCTGTCGCTGCGGCCGCTGATagacagcagcatcaacagcagctgcaccagaatcagaagaaaaagggCCTATTTGGCCTGTTtggcaagaagaaggccGACAATGATAGTGTGGTGACTTCGAAATCTTCTAAAGCtaaagataaagaagaagacccaTTTCATAATTTTTCAGAGCATGATGCTAAGATTTTGCGGGATCAGATTCAGTCTCCTGAACCATCTGTCTCTTTGAAGACGTTGTATCGATATGCTAATAAGAAGGATGTTGCTATTCTTATTCTTGGTTATGGATGTTCTATTGTGGCAGGTGCTGCTTTGCCTATGTTTACTTTGGTGTTTGGTAACCTGACACAAGAGTTTTCGGCATTTTTCACTGGTGAAAACCCCGATCCTGAAAAGTTCCAAGCTGGCATCAACCACAACACCCTATATTTCCTATATCTTGGTATCGgtattattgttttttcGTTTGTTGACACTTATATCCACGTCGAGCGTGGTGAGGTCTTGACGGCTCGTATTCGTCAACAGTACTTGAAGGCCATTTTGAGACAGAATATTGCATACTTCGACAAGCtcggtgctggtgaagtCACCACTCGTATCACCAACGACACAAACGCTATTCAGGAAGGTATTTCTGAAAAGGCCGGTTTGATTGTTAGTGGGTTGTCCACATTTGTCGCTGCTTTAGTCATTGCATTTGTCAGATCTTGGAGACTGGCTCTTATTTTATTGTCTGTAGTAGTCGCCATTACCGGTTCCATGGTCATGGGCTCTGTTTTTGTTATCAAATTCACTGGCATGTCCACTTCCGCTTATGGAAAAGGTGCTACTGTAGCTGAGGAGGGTTTGTCTGCTATTCGTAATACTGTTGCTTTCGGTGCTCAGAATAGATTGGCTGAGAAGTTCGATGTCCATCTTGCTGAGACTATGAAGTACGGTATTTTCAAGGAGCGATCTGTGACTGTTATGGTCGCTTGTTTGTGGTCGGTTATTTACTTGTCTTATGCTCTCTCTTTCTGGGAGGGTTCAAGATTTATTGTACAGGGCCACATGCAAGTTGGTAGTGTCATCACTGTCATCATGGCTATGATGATCGGTGCTTTCCAACTTGGTCACGTTGCTCCATCCTTCCAATCCATTAGTGTTGCACTTTCTTCTGCCAAGAAGATTTTCGAGGCTATTGATCGTGTTCCTACTATTGATAGTGAATCTGAGAAGGGTGAGGTTCTTGACGAGGTCCAAGGCCATATCCAACTTAAGAATGTCAAGTTTGTCTATCCTTCAAGACCCGATGTCACTGTTTTACACGACATGAATTTAGAGGTCAAGCCTGGTCAGACCGTTGCCCTTGTGGGTATgtctggttctggtaagTCCACTATCAttggtcttcttgagcGATTCTACAAGCCTCTTTCTGGATCTATCACTATTGATGGTAAGGAAATTGACACTCTTAATGTCAAGTGGTTGCGTCAACAAATTGCCCTCGTGTCTCAGGAACCCACTTTATTTGCTGTTACTATCTATGAGAATATTTGCTTTGGTTTGATTGGTACTCCTTATGAGGACGCCCCTGAGGACAAGAAGCGTGAGCTTGTTGTCGAGGCTTGTAAACAAGCTAATGCCTGGGAGTTTATTCAGAACATGACTGATGGCCTTGATACCAATGTCGGTGATAGAGGTTTCCTTATGTCTGGTGGTCAAAAGCAACGTATTGCTATTGCTCGTGCTATTATTTCCAACCCTAAGATCCTGTTGCTTGATGAAGCTACCTCTGCGCTTGATACCAAGTCTGAGGGCATTGTTCAAGAAGCCCTTGACAGAgcctcaaaagaaagaactACCATTGTTATTGCCCATCGTTTGTCTACTATCAAAGATGCTGATAAGATTGTTGTCATGTCTAGAGGTGACATTGTCGAACAAGGTACTCACCAGGAGCTTGTTGCCATGGGCGGTGTCTACCAAAGACTAGTCGAGGCTCAGCGTATTACTGCTGCCATtaaacaagaacaagaagaaggtaCAGATGTTCTCAACGATTCTGACCTTGATTCCCAAGCTCCTCATAAGTACATTcctgatgaagatgaagaaccACTTAAAAAGGTTGGAACCACAAAGTCCATTTCCAGTGATATCATTGCCAACCAGAAGCACGACACTAAAAAGGTCAAGCGTAATGTGATCCAATTGATTTCCATGCTCTTGACTTTCaacagagaagaaaagtgGTTTATGATTATCGGTGCTACCGCCTCGTCTATTGCTGGTTTCGGTTACCCCGCTCTGTCCATGTTGTTTGCCAAGATCATTCAAGCCTTGATGGTCACCCCTGATCATTACGGTGAGATGCGTCACCAAGTCAATGTCTTTACTGGTTATTTCTTCATGATTGGTATTATTATGTTTGGTGTTTTCATCGTCATGATTGGTTGTTTGTCGTATGCCTCGCAAAAGCTCGTTCGTAAGATTCGTCTTCTTGTGTTCCGTCAATACATGAGAATGGATATTGAGTTTTTCGACCGTGATGAGAACTCTACTGGTGCTTTGACCTCGACTCTTGCTAAGGACGCCCAAGCCGTTGAAGGTTTTGGTGGTGCCACTTTGGGTCAAGTTTTGCAATCAATTATCACTCTTTTCGGTGGTATTATTGTTGCCATTGCATTCAACTGGAGACTTGGTCTTGTCTGTACTGCATGTGTCCCTATTCTTGTTGGTTGTGGTTTCATGCGTATGTATGTCATGATCCAACTTTCAGAAAGAGCCAAGAAGGTTTACGAGGATTCTGGTGCTTATGCTTGTGAGAGTATCTCTGCTGTGCGTACTGTTGCTTCTTTGACTAGAGAGCACGGTGTGTGGAGAACCTACGCCGATGCTGTTGAGAGCCAAGTCAAGCGTTCTCGTCCAGCTATTGCTAGATCTGCTCTTATGTTTGCATTGTCACAAGGTTTGACCCCTTGGGTAATGGGTCTTGGCTTTTGGTACGGATCCACCTTGCTCAAGACTTTCACCATTAGTTCGTTCCAATTCTTCGTTGCATTCACTGCTGTCGTCTTCGGTGCTCAGGCAGCTGGTTCAATCTTTTCATATGCTCCTGACATGGGCAAAGCCCGTCAAGCCACCGGTAACGTTGCTGAGATCCTTGATGTTACTCCTAAGATTGACACCTGGTCAAACGAGGGTGAGGTCCTTgaccctgctgctgtcgagGGCAATGTTGAGTTCAGAGGCGTTCACTTCAGATACCCCACCAGACCTGAGGTGCCTGTATTGAGAGGACTCAACCTTACTGTCAAGACCGGCCAGTATGTTGCTCTTGTCGGAGCTTCTGGTTGTGGTAAGAGTACCACCATTGGTCTTATTGAGAGGTTCTACTCTCCCTTGGCCGgtcaagttcttcttgatGGACATGATATCTCCGAATTGAATGTCAACGAATATCGTAATCACATTTCTCTTGTACAACAAGAACCTGTTCTCTACTCAGGAACTATCAGAGAGAACATCATGCTTGGTACTAAGGACGGTCAAGAGGCTACTGAGGAGGAGATGTATGCTGCTGCTCGCAAGGCCAATATTCACGACTTTGTCATGTCACTTCCTGATGGCTATGAGACTTTTGCCGGTTCAAAGGgagctcttctttctgGAGGTCAGAAGCAACGTATTGCTATTGCTCGTGCACTTATCAGAAACCCCAAGGTTCTGTTGTTAGACGAGGCCACATCTGCTCTGGATAGTGAGTCCGAAAAGGTCGTACAACAAGCTCTCGACGAGGCTGCTAAGGGCAGAACCACCATTGCTGTTGCACACCGTCTGTCAACCATTCAGAACGCTGATATTATCTACGTTTTCGACGAAGGTAGAATCTTGGAGGCCGGAACccaccagcaactgctCGCCAACAGAAGCAGGTACTTCGAGCTCGTCCAAATGCAATCTCTGGATGCATAG